The DNA region CGGGCGGCTACAACGGCATCTACCTGCAGACCGCGGGGACCGGTGGCGAGCGGACCGTCGGTGCCGGCACCGCCAGCGACGGCATCTTCGTCTACCTCACCAGCAACGCCGCCAACCACCCGACGGTCGCCCTCGGTGACCGGGTCCGGGTCAGCGGCACCGCCAGCGAGTACTTCGGGCTCACCCAGGTCAGCATCGCCGGCAAGGCCGGCGTTCAGGTCTGCGACCAGGACAACCCGCTGCCCGAGCCGGTCGCGCTGACCCTGCCACTGGATGCCGCCGGCCGCGAGTCGGTCGAGTCGATGCTGGTCGCCCCGGTCGGCGCCTACGCCGTCTCCGAGGTCTACAACACCAACCGGTACGGCGAGGTCGTGCTCGCCGCCGGGGACGCCCCGGCGGTCATCCCGACCGACGTCGCGGCCCCGGGCAGCCCCCAGGCCCAGCAGATCGCCGCCGCGAACCGGCTGGCCCGGCTCCTGGTCGACGACGGCCGGACCACCAACCTGGCCAGCGCCGGGCTCGCCCCGCCGTACGTCTCGCCGGCGCAGCCGTTGCGGGTCGGTGACGCGGTCGAGGCGTTCGGGCCGAGCGTGCTGTCGTACGGCTTCGACGAGTGGCGGCTGCAGCCCACCCGTCCGGTCGACGCCGACACCCCGGCCGCCGAGCGGACCACCTTCAAGGTCGCCAACCCCCGGACCGCCGCGCCCGCCGAGGTGGGTGGCGACATCCGGGTGGCCAGCTTCAACGTGTTGAACTACTTCGTCCACTTCGGCGGCGACGCCCGTGGCGCGGCCGACGAGGCGGGCCTGGCCAAGCAGGAAGCCAAGATCGTCTCGGCGATCTCCGCGCTGGACGCACACGTGGTCGGCCTGCAGGAGATCGAGAACTCGGTACGGTTCGCGCCGACCGATCCGGAGAAGGCACTCAAGCGGCTGGTCGCCGCGCTGAACGCCGTCGACGGGGCCGACACCTGGGACTACGTCCGCTCCCCTGCGGACCTGCCGGGTGCGGCGCAGCAGGACGTCATCAGCAACGCGATCATCTTCAAGCCGGCCGCGGTGACGCCCGCCGGTCCGTCCCGGTCGATCGACGACGAGACGGTCTGGTTCAACGCCCGCGAGCCGATCGCGCAGACGTTCACCGCCGACGACCTCACCTTCACCGTCGTGGTGAACCACTTCAAGTCCAAGAGCGCCTCCGGGTCGCCCACCGGCGACAACGCCGACGCCGGTGACGGCCAGGGCGCGTACAACGGTGACCGGACCCGGCAGGCGGCGGCGCTCGCCGCGTTCGTGACCGGGCTGACCGAGACCACCGGCAGCGACGACGTGCTGCTGCTCGGCGACTTCAACTCGTACACGCAGGAGGATCCGATGCGGATCCTCTACGACGCCGACTACGTCAACCTCAACGACACCGGGCGCAGCACCTACGTCTTCGGCGGTGAGTCCGGCTCGCTGGACCACGCGCTGGCGTCGCCGTCGTTGGCGGCCCGGGTCACCGGTGCCGACGTCTGGCAGATCAACGCCGTCGAGTCGTACGCCTTCCAGTACGACGGCTTCCCGGCGTTCTACGACGCTGGTCCCTACCGGGCCAGCGACCACAACCCGATGGTGATCGGCCTGGCCACCGGTGAGGCCGGCCCGGTCGAGCTGCAGCTGCTGAGCATCAACGACTTCCACGGTCGGCTCGAGTCGGTGGGCACCTCGAACGGTCAGCCGGTCGGCGGCGCGGCACAGGTCGCCGGGCTGGTCGACCAGCTGCGGGCGGAGCACCCGAACACCGCGTTCGTCTCCGCCGGGGACAACATCGGTGCGTCGACCTTCGTCTCGGCGATCGCCGACGACAATCCGACCCTGGACGTGCTCAACGCCGCCGGGCTGGACGTCTCGGCGGTCGGCAACCACGAGTTCGACAAGGGCATGACCGACCTGACCGACCGGGTCATCCCCCGGTCGGACTTCCCGCACCTGGGTGCCAACGTCTACCGGGGCGACGAGCGGGCGCTGCCGGCGTACCACGTCCAGGAGATCGGCGGGATCCGCGTCGGCTACGTCGGCGTGGTCACCGAGCAGACCGCGGCTATGGTCAGCCCCGACGGCATCGCCGGGATCACGTTCCGTCCGGCCGCGGCGGAGGCCAACCTGGTCGCCACCCAGCTCAAGGACGGCAACGAGGCCAACGGTGAGGCCGACGTCGTGGTGCTGCTCACCCACGAGGGGGCGGCCACCCAGAACATCGGTTCGCCCGAGGCGCTGATGAGCGACCCGGTGTTCGGACCGTTCACCCGTACGGTGCCCGAGATCGACGTCATCTTCAGCGGCCACACCCACCAGCCGTACGCCTTCGAGGTGCCGGTGCCCGGCACCGACGAGACCCGGCCGGTGGTGCAGGCCGAGGACTACGGCAAGAAGGTCGGCCGGGTGGTGCTCCAGGTGGACGCGGAGTCCGGGGAGATCGACACCGAGCTGGTCGAACTGGTCGACGTGGTGGGCACGCCGGTCAACCAGGAGGTGGCCGACATCGTCGCGGCGGCCAAGGCCGAAGCCGAGGTGCTCGGCCAGCAGCCGCTGGGGTCGATCACGGCCGACATCCGTCGGGCGTACACCGGCGGTAACGAGGACCGGGGCAAGGAGTCGGCGCTGGGCAACTTCATCGCCGACGTCCAGCTCGCCGGTACCCGGGAGCCGGGTCGCGGTGGCGCGCAGATCGCCTTCATGAACCCGGGCGGGCTGCGAGCCGACCTGCTGTACGGCGAGGACGGGGTGATCACCTACGCGGAGGCGTTCTCGGTCCAGCCGTTCGCCAACGACATGGTGACCCGCACCTACACCGGGGCGCAGGTCAAGGAGGTGCTGGAGCAGCAGTGGCAGCCGGCCGGGGCGTCCCGTCCGGTGCTCTGGCTGGGCGTGTCGGAGGGCTTCTTCTACACGTACGACCCCACAGCGGCCCAGGGTGAGCGGATCACCTCGATGCGGCTCAACGGGCAGCCGATCTCGCCGACGGGCACCTACCGGGTCACGGTCAACTCGTTCCTGGCAGCGGGTGGGGACAACTTCACCACGTTGGCCGCCGGCACGGACACCATGACCACCGGCGACAACGACCTGACGATGCTGATCGCGTACTTCGCGGCGAACTCGCCGGTGACCGCGGACACCGCGTCGCGGTCGGCGATCGGCCAGCCGGAACCGACCTGCGACGTGACCGTCACCGGTACCCACACCGGTGAACTGATCGTCAAGGCCGGGATGACCTACTGCCTGACGGCGGCGACGGTCAACGGCCCGGTCACGGTCCGGCCCGGTGCGACGCTGATCGCCACCGACGGTGCGGTCAACGGTCCACTGACCGCGAACCGGCCGGAGTCGCTGACCTTCACCGGCACCACGTTCGCCGGTCCGTTGGCGCTGCTGCGGGCGACCGGGTCGGTGACCCTCACCGGGGTGACGATCCGGGGTCCGCTGGAGGTGACCGGCGGTGACGGCGGTCTGCGTCTCGACGGTGCCGACATCTCCGGCCCGGTGAGTTTGGTCAACAACAAGCACGACGAGCTGCCGGTGGTGGTGGCCGGGACCACGGTCCGTGGCCCGCTCCACTGCCAGGGCAACAGCCCGAAGCCGGTCGACGAGGGTCGGGCGAACACGGTGCAGGGTCCGGCGTCCGGGCAGTGCGCGAAGCTGTGAGCGCGAGCTGAGCGTGCGTACGGACAGGTGACGCAACGGGGCCGCGGCCCGGTGGACCAAGTTGGTCCGCCGGGCCGCGGCTCTCGTTGTGCGGGGGTGGGGGTCAGACCGTCGCCGGCTTCGGTTCCGACACCTGCTCCCGACGCGCGCGCAGCAGGGCGTCGAGCGAGTAGCGGCCCGGCCCGAGCGCCGCGACCAGCAGGAACGACCAGCAGAACAGGGCGGCGAGTTCGCCGCCGTTGTTCAGCGGCAGCAGCGCGGACGGCTGGTGCATGACGAAGTACGCGTAGGCCATCGACCCGGAGCAGATGATCGCCGCGATCCGGGTCCCGAGTCCGGTGAGGACCAGGAGCCCTCCGACGAACTGGATCAACGCGGCCCACCAGCCGGGCCAGGAACCGATGGCGGCGGCTTCACCGCTGCCGCGGTGGCCACCGAAGACTCCGAACAGCGTTGCCGCGCCGTGCAGCGCGAACAGCAGTCCGACGACCACCCGGAACAGCGCGGTGACGATCTCGGGCAGGCGTTCAGTTGGGGACATGGAGGGACTCCTCGTACATCGGGGAATTTCGGGTCCCACGGCGAGAGGAGCGTAGCTACATCAATCAAAGCTAGTCAATATTTTGTTACCCGCTGTCAACATACTCTAGGCGTTGCGCCATCGGCGCTCGTCGGTCGCCGGTCCACCCACCCGTCGGTCGCCATCGTCGCGTAGGCTGGTCCCTTCGAGCAGCCACACCCCCGTCCGCGCCGCACTGGACCGCACCGGTCGGAGAGAAGCGACTCGCCATACGGAGAGCAGCATGCACGAGATCCGGGTGTCGCCGCCCGAAGCCCGGCACTGCGTGGTCGAGGCCTCCGGTGAGCTCGACATGGCGGCTACCGGGGACCTCTGCGGAGCCGTCGCCACGATCGATCCCCGCCAGGCAGAGTGGATCATCGTCGACCTGGCCGGCGTGACTCTGATCGACTCCAGTGCGATCAAGGAACTGGTCGACGCACACCATGCCGCCGCCGACCGGGGCCAGATCCTGCTTGTCCGCAACGCCCGGCCGATCGTCCTGCGGGTACTGCGGGTCACCGGTGTCGCAGCGCTGCTCGGCATCGCGCCGGCCAAACCGGGCACCGTGTACGGCCAGCCGGGCACCGTGTACGGCCAGGCGGGCACCGGGCCCGGCGGCGGTGCCGGCGGCACCGGGAACGCCGGGTGAACACCCTCACCTGGCAGGTGAGCCGCGACTTCGCCAGCGGTGTCACCCAGGTCCGACTCGCCGGTGTGCTCACCGACACCGAGCTGGTCCGGCTCGCCCCGGTGCTGCGACGCTGCCTGGTCGAGGAGCCGCTGGGTCTGATCGTCGAGCTCGGCGAGGTCACCGTGGCCAGTCCGATCGGGCTGCGGGTCTTCGCCATCCTCGCCGGCGGCGGGGGCGGCCACCGGCCGGCGATGCACCTGTGCGCCCACCCGGGCACCCCCGCCGGCCTGCTCGCCCGCCGCAGCATCAGCGACCTGGTGAGCGTGCAGGACAGCGTCGTCGACGCGCTCAAGCTGATCGAGAGTGGTCCACGGTCGCCGTACCGCTGGCATCAGCACCTCGCCCCCCACCCGCGATCCCCGGGGACGGCCCGCCGACTCATCGAGGCGGCCTGCCGGTCCTGGCAGCTCACCGCGCTGCTCGACGAGGCCATGGTGGTCGGCTCGGAGCTGGTCGGCAACGCCGTCGAACACGCCGGCACCGAGCTGGACGTCACCACCACCCGCCAGGCCGGGGCGATCCGGATCAGTGTCCGGGACCGCGCCGCCCAGCTGCCGACGCCGGCGAACCGGACGGGATCGTCGCACACCGGCCGACGTGGTCGCGGGTTGGCCATCATCGAGGCGCTGGCCAACGACTGGGGCTACGCCGCGATGCCGGACGGCAAATCCGTCTGGGCGGCGCTGCGGCTGCCCGACTGACGGCGTTAACTCCGTGCCACCGTGGGTACGCCCTCCATCAGGTCGAACCTCCGGAGGTAGTCATGACCCACGCAACCGCGATGCTGGACACGTACCCGCTCGACCTGGGCCACGTCGACCGGCAGGCACTCGCCGACTGTATCGACGCCTGCTTCGACTGCGCCCAGGCCTGCACCGCCTGCGCCGACGCGTGCCTCAGTGAGGACATGGTCGCCGATCTGG from Solwaraspora sp. WMMD791 includes:
- a CDS encoding ExeM/NucH family extracellular endonuclease, which codes for MGAGVLGVTGGTAAVAAPASDDPFISEIHYDNAGTDTGEAIEITAPAGFDLTGWQIVLYNGANSAVYGTRTLSGTVPSAGVLVAEYPTDGIQNGSPDGVALVDPATTVVEFLSYEGTLTAAGGPADGATSVDIGVAETASTPAGHSLQKIGDSWQAPAPHTFGVVNGGGTDPDPDPDPAPGCDVAVTHSIAQVQGTGDATPLAGTAVTIEGIVVADHRTGGYNGIYLQTAGTGGERTVGAGTASDGIFVYLTSNAANHPTVALGDRVRVSGTASEYFGLTQVSIAGKAGVQVCDQDNPLPEPVALTLPLDAAGRESVESMLVAPVGAYAVSEVYNTNRYGEVVLAAGDAPAVIPTDVAAPGSPQAQQIAAANRLARLLVDDGRTTNLASAGLAPPYVSPAQPLRVGDAVEAFGPSVLSYGFDEWRLQPTRPVDADTPAAERTTFKVANPRTAAPAEVGGDIRVASFNVLNYFVHFGGDARGAADEAGLAKQEAKIVSAISALDAHVVGLQEIENSVRFAPTDPEKALKRLVAALNAVDGADTWDYVRSPADLPGAAQQDVISNAIIFKPAAVTPAGPSRSIDDETVWFNAREPIAQTFTADDLTFTVVVNHFKSKSASGSPTGDNADAGDGQGAYNGDRTRQAAALAAFVTGLTETTGSDDVLLLGDFNSYTQEDPMRILYDADYVNLNDTGRSTYVFGGESGSLDHALASPSLAARVTGADVWQINAVESYAFQYDGFPAFYDAGPYRASDHNPMVIGLATGEAGPVELQLLSINDFHGRLESVGTSNGQPVGGAAQVAGLVDQLRAEHPNTAFVSAGDNIGASTFVSAIADDNPTLDVLNAAGLDVSAVGNHEFDKGMTDLTDRVIPRSDFPHLGANVYRGDERALPAYHVQEIGGIRVGYVGVVTEQTAAMVSPDGIAGITFRPAAAEANLVATQLKDGNEANGEADVVVLLTHEGAATQNIGSPEALMSDPVFGPFTRTVPEIDVIFSGHTHQPYAFEVPVPGTDETRPVVQAEDYGKKVGRVVLQVDAESGEIDTELVELVDVVGTPVNQEVADIVAAAKAEAEVLGQQPLGSITADIRRAYTGGNEDRGKESALGNFIADVQLAGTREPGRGGAQIAFMNPGGLRADLLYGEDGVITYAEAFSVQPFANDMVTRTYTGAQVKEVLEQQWQPAGASRPVLWLGVSEGFFYTYDPTAAQGERITSMRLNGQPISPTGTYRVTVNSFLAAGGDNFTTLAAGTDTMTTGDNDLTMLIAYFAANSPVTADTASRSAIGQPEPTCDVTVTGTHTGELIVKAGMTYCLTAATVNGPVTVRPGATLIATDGAVNGPLTANRPESLTFTGTTFAGPLALLRATGSVTLTGVTIRGPLEVTGGDGGLRLDGADISGPVSLVNNKHDELPVVVAGTTVRGPLHCQGNSPKPVDEGRANTVQGPASGQCAKL
- a CDS encoding DoxX family protein — its product is MSPTERLPEIVTALFRVVVGLLFALHGAATLFGVFGGHRGSGEAAAIGSWPGWWAALIQFVGGLLVLTGLGTRIAAIICSGSMAYAYFVMHQPSALLPLNNGGELAALFCWSFLLVAALGPGRYSLDALLRARREQVSEPKPATV
- a CDS encoding ATP-binding protein; the encoded protein is MNTLTWQVSRDFASGVTQVRLAGVLTDTELVRLAPVLRRCLVEEPLGLIVELGEVTVASPIGLRVFAILAGGGGGHRPAMHLCAHPGTPAGLLARRSISDLVSVQDSVVDALKLIESGPRSPYRWHQHLAPHPRSPGTARRLIEAACRSWQLTALLDEAMVVGSELVGNAVEHAGTELDVTTTRQAGAIRISVRDRAAQLPTPANRTGSSHTGRRGRGLAIIEALANDWGYAAMPDGKSVWAALRLPD
- a CDS encoding STAS domain-containing protein; translation: MHEIRVSPPEARHCVVEASGELDMAATGDLCGAVATIDPRQAEWIIVDLAGVTLIDSSAIKELVDAHHAAADRGQILLVRNARPIVLRVLRVTGVAALLGIAPAKPGTVYGQPGTVYGQAGTGPGGGAGGTGNAG